A genomic segment from Orientia tsutsugamushi str. Boryong encodes:
- the xth gene encoding exodeoxyribonuclease III, protein MKIITWNINSIRIRIHLLQKLVHLYNPDIIALQETKVEDRLFPVTECINLGYKYITYSGQKSYNGVAILSRISFESTFVINLYNDEKRHIAINIGELSIHNFYVPAGGDIPDANVNIKFKHKLCYVDFMNAWFLNNKSKKDKIILLGDLNIAPLESDVWSSYQLRNVVSHTDIERKKLMHNITSFDWIDAVRFFSGKHEKLYSWWSYRNIDWSKSDRGRRLDHIWISHPLESKIKSCIIIKDARGWDMPSDHVPVMLEIET, encoded by the coding sequence ATGAAAATAATTACTTGGAACATTAACTCTATTAGGATACGTATACATCTTTTACAAAAATTAGTTCATCTATATAATCCAGATATTATTGCTTTACAAGAGACAAAAGTAGAAGACAGGCTGTTTCCAGTAACAGAATGCATAAATTTGGGATATAAATATATTACTTATAGTGGACAAAAATCTTATAATGGAGTAGCAATCTTATCCAGAATTTCATTTGAATCTACGTTTGTAATAAATCTATATAATGATGAAAAAAGGCATATTGCTATTAACATAGGAGAGTTAAGCATCCATAATTTTTATGTGCCTGCAGGAGGAGATATTCCGGATGCAAATGTAAATATAAAGTTTAAGCATAAATTATGCTATGTTGATTTTATGAATGCTTGGTTTTTGAATAATAAGTCTAAAAAAGATAAGATTATACTGCTTGGAGACCTTAATATTGCGCCATTAGAAAGCGATGTATGGTCAAGTTATCAATTACGCAATGTTGTGTCTCATACAGATATTGAACGAAAAAAATTAATGCATAATATTACTAGCTTTGATTGGATTGATGCAGTGCGCTTTTTTTCAGGTAAACACGAAAAATTGTATTCATGGTGGAGCTATCGAAATATTGACTGGAGCAAATCCGATCGCGGCCGCAGGCTAGATCATATATGGATTAGTCACCCTTTAGAATCCAAAATTAAATCTTGTATAATCATCAAAGATGCCAGGGGATGGGATATGCCATCTGATCATGTTCCAGTTATGCTAGAAATAGAAACTTAA
- a CDS encoding IS5-like element ISOt6 family transposase (programmed frameshift), translated as MKLDQIKELKDEKFRRLTVVRKGTFSKMVDILRKADGVKKSKGGRKNKLNLEEQLLMALEYLREYRTYFHIGQNYGISESSAYKAVKWVEDTLVKHPNFALPGRKALMNSDMNYEVVLIDATESPIERPKKKQKFYYSGKKKRHTLKTQIVVDKKTHQVICTDFSNGKKHDFRLFKESKILIHPKIKAITDTGYQGIQKIHNNSALPKKKSKKNPLTKNDKKNNRRLAGKRVVNENVIAMLKRFKIIADKYRNRGKRFGLRFNLISGIYNFELP; from the exons ATGAAATTAGATCAGATTAAAGAGTTAAAGGATGAAAAATTTCGTCGATTAACAGTAGTAAGGAAGGGAACATTCTCAAAGATGGTGGATATTTTGAGGAAAGCTGATGGTGTTAAGAAATCAAAAGGAGGGCGTAAAAATAAGCTCAATTTGGAGGAACAGTTATTGATGGCCTTAGAATACCTTAGAGAATACCGTACTTATTTTCATATAGGTCAGAACTATGGGATTAGTGAAAGTTCAGCATATAAAGCTGTAAAATGGGTAGAAGACACCTTAGTTAAACACCCAAACTTTGCTCTTCCAGGTCGTAAAGCTCTAATGAATAGCGATATGAATTATGAAGTAGTCTTGATTGATGCTACTGAGAGTCCAATAGAAAGACCCA AAAAAAAACAAAAATTCTATTATTCAGGAAAGAAGAAAAGGCATACACTAAAGACTCAAATAGTGGTAGACAAGAAAACACACCAAGTAATATGTACAGATTTTTCTAACGGTAAAAAACATGACTTTAGATTATTTAAGGAATCCAAAATTCTTATCCATCCTAAGATTAAAGCGATTACTGATACAGGATATCAAGGTATACAAAAAATTCACAATAATTCTGCATTACCAAAGAAAAAAAGCAAGAAAAATCCTTTAACTAAAAATGATAAAAAGAATAATCGTAGGTTAGCAGGAAAAAGAGTTGTCAATGAAAACGTTATTGCTATGCTAAAACGGTTCAAAATTATTGCTGACAAATATCGAAATAGAGGTAAAAGATTCGGTCTTAGATTTAATTTGATCTCTGGCATTTATAATTTTGAACTACCTTAA